A window from Rana temporaria chromosome 8, aRanTem1.1, whole genome shotgun sequence encodes these proteins:
- the PRLHR gene encoding prolactin-releasing peptide receptor — translation MAQRNRSAQSLFPGMAGNSSIQFMGLQLLHSYKPLIIPCYSLVVFIGIIGNYLLIYVICKTKKMHNVTNFLVGNLAFSDMLMCATCVPLTLAYAFEPQGWVFGHFMCYFVYLMQPVTVYVSVFTLTVISVDRYHATVYPLRRRLTIPTCAYILAAIWLVSCLMATPALVHTYHVEFPDLDFSICEEFWFGMEKKRLAYAYSTLVLTYALPLIVISLSYLRISVKLKNRVVPGNITYIQAEWDRARRRKTFRLLVLVVGAFGVCWLPLHIFNIMKDIDIDLIDKQYFNLVQLLCHWFAMMSACTNSFLYAWLHDSFRGALRKMFLWRKRRIRPSAPFVLSVVL, via the coding sequence ATGGCGCAGAGAAATCGGAGTGCCCAGAGCCTATTCCCAGGAATGGCTGGTAATAGCAGCATCCAGTTCATGGGACTCCAGCTCCTTCATTCCTACAAGCCACTCATCATTCCCTGCTACTCATTGGTGGTCTTCATTGGCATCATCGGAAATTATCTTCTCATCTATGTCATCTGCAAGACCAAGAAAATGCACAATGTCACCAACTTCCTGGTGGGCAACCTGGCCTTTTCTGACATGCTGATGTGTGCCACCTGTGTGCCCCTCACTCTGGCATATGCCTTTGAGCCCCAGGGGTGGGTGTTTGGGCACTTCATGTGCTATTTTGTGTATTTAATGCAGCCTGTGACAGTGTACGTCTCTGTCTTCACCTTGACAGTGATATCAGTGGACAGATACCATGCCACTGTCTACCCACTGAGGAGAAGACTCACCATCCCTACCTGTGCCTACATCTTGGCCGCAATCTGGCTGGTTAGTTGTCTGATGGCCACCCCAGCTTTGGTTCACACATACCATGTTGAATTCCCTGATCTAGACTTCTCCATCTGTGAAGAGTTTTGGTTTGGGATGGAGAAGAAGCGCCTTGCCTATGCATACAGCACACTCGTTCTCACCTACGCTCTTCCTCTTATTGTCATCTCCTTGTCTTATTTGAGAATCTCCGTCAAGCTGAAGAACCGGGTGGTCCCTGGGAATATCACCTATATCCAGGCAGAGTGGGACCGAGCGCGAAGGAGAAAAACATTCCGTCTTTTGGTGTTGGTGGTTGGGGCCTTTGGGGTCTGCTGGCTGCCTTTACATatatttaatattatgaaagatattgACATTGACCTCATTGACAAGCAGTACTTCAATCTAGTGCAACTGCTGTGCCACTGGTTTGCCATGATGTCTGCATGTACCAACTCCTTCCTTTATGCCTGGCTACATGACAGCTTTAGAGGGGCACTTAGGAAGATGTTCCTGTGGAGAAAGCGAAGGATTAGACCCTCTGCGCCCTTTGTACTGAGCGTGGTCTTGTAA